One Mesorhizobium sp. J428 DNA segment encodes these proteins:
- the rplJ gene encoding 50S ribosomal protein L10 codes for MERAEKREFVTGLNEVFKSTGSVVVAHYAGLTVAQMNDLRSKMRAAGGTVKVAKNRLAIIALQGTDSEGMKGLFKGQTLIAYSDDPVAAPKVASDFAKGNEKLIILGGAMGSTALDADGVKALATLPSLDELRAKLVGMIATPATRIAQVVNAPAAQLARVLGAYARKDEAA; via the coding sequence GTGGAAAGAGCGGAAAAGCGCGAATTCGTCACGGGCCTGAATGAGGTGTTCAAGAGCACCGGTTCAGTCGTCGTGGCCCACTATGCCGGTCTGACCGTGGCGCAAATGAACGACCTGAGGTCGAAAATGCGCGCCGCCGGCGGCACCGTCAAGGTAGCGAAGAACCGTCTCGCCATCATCGCCCTTCAGGGTACGGACTCCGAAGGCATGAAGGGACTGTTCAAGGGACAGACCCTGATCGCCTATTCGGATGATCCGGTTGCAGCGCCGAAGGTCGCTTCCGATTTCGCCAAGGGGAATGAGAAACTCATCATTCTCGGCGGCGCCATGGGATCGACCGCTCTCGACGCCGATGGAGTGAAGGCCCTGGCCACGCTTCCGTCGCTGGACGAGCTGCGCGCGAAGCTGGTTGGCATGATCGCCACCCCGGCAACCCGGATCGCCCAGGTCGTCAACGCACCGGCTGCGCAGCTGGCCCGCGTTCTCGGCGCCTATGCCCGGAAGGACGAAGCGGCATGA
- the rplL gene encoding 50S ribosomal protein L7/L12 has protein sequence MADLSKIVDELSSLTVLEAAELSKLLEEKWGVSAAAPVAVAAAGGGAAAAAAPVEEKTEFDVVLTDAGAQKINVIKEVRAITGLGLKEAKDLVEGAPKTVKEGANKADADKIKAQLEAAGAKVELK, from the coding sequence ATGGCTGATCTGTCGAAGATCGTTGACGAACTGTCGAGCCTGACCGTCCTCGAGGCGGCTGAGCTCTCGAAGCTCCTCGAAGAGAAGTGGGGCGTTTCGGCCGCCGCTCCGGTCGCCGTTGCCGCCGCTGGCGGTGGCGCTGCCGCTGCTGCCGCCCCGGTCGAGGAGAAGACCGAGTTCGACGTCGTCCTGACCGACGCCGGCGCCCAGAAGATCAACGTCATCAAGGAAGTCCGTGCGATCACGGGCCTGGGCCTCAAGGAAGCCAAGGACCTGGTCGAGGGCGCTCCGAAGACCGTCAAGGAAGGCGCCAACAAGGCTGACGCCGACAAGATCAAGGCCCAGCTGGAAGCAGCCGGCGCCAAGGTCGAGCTGAAGTAA
- the rpoB gene encoding DNA-directed RNA polymerase subunit beta, producing the protein MAQTHTFNGRRRVRSFFGKIPEVAEMPNLIEVQKASYDQFLMVDEPEGGRPDEGLQAVFKSVFPISDFSGASMLEFVKYEFEAPKFDVDECRQRDLTYAAPLKVTLRLIVFDVDEDTGAKSIKDIKEQDVYMGDMPLMTSNGTFIVNGTERVIVSQMHRSPGVFFDHDKGKSHSSGKLLFAARVIPYRGSWLDIEFDSKDIVHARIDRRRKIPATSLLMALGMDGEEILSTFYNTLTYERDGDDWRVPFSPERFRGRKAVTDMIDADTGEVVVEAGKKITVRQARQLAEKGLKAIKATLDDLIGSYIAEDIVNPETGEIYLEAGEELDLVVDAKGQRKGNLLDLINSGVDEINVLDIDHVNVGAYIRNTLAIDKNESRQDALFDIYRVMRPGEPPTLDTAEAMFKSLFFDAERYDLSAVGRVKMNMRLELDCPDTVRVLRKDDILAVVKTLVELRDGKGEIDDIDNLGNRRVRSVGELMENQYRVGLLRMERAIKERMSSIEIDTVMPQDLINAKPAAAAVREFFGSSQLSQFMDQTNPLSEITHKRRLSALGPGGLTRERAGFEVRDVHPTHYGRICPIETPEGPNIGLINSLATFARVNKYGFIESPYRKIVDGKITNDVVYLSAMEEAKHYVAQANAELDKDGRFVDEFVICRNAGEVMMTPRENVDLMDVSPKQMVSVAAALIPFLENDDANRALMGSNMQRQAVPLVRAEAPFVGTGMEPIVARDSGAAIGARRGGIVDQVDATRIVIRATEDLESGKSGVDIYRLMKFQRSNQNTCINQRPLVKMGDLVNKGDIIADGPSTDLGDLALGRNVLVAFMPWNGYNYEDSILLSERIVADDVFTSIHIEEFEVMARDTKLGPEEITRDIPNVSEEALKNLDEAGIVYIGAEVQPGDILVGKITPKGESPMTPEEKLLRAIFGEKASDVRDTSMRMPPGTFGTVVEVRVFNRHGVEKDERAMAIEREEIERLAKDRDDEQAILDRNVYGRLAEMLAGKDAIAGPKSFKKGSKISKETLDEYPRSQWWQFAVEDEKAQGEIEALRGQHDDSKKALEQRFMDKVEKVQRGDEMPPGVMKMVKVFVAVKRKIQPGDKMAGRHGNKGVVSRIVPIEDMPFLEDGTHVDVVLNPLGVPSRMNVGQILETHLGWACAGMGRRIGEMIEAYKQAGDIQPLRTTIEKIVPADNRNEPVRQYDDESVLRLADQMKRGVSIATPVFDGANEADINRFLKEAGLQESGQSTLYDGRTGEAFDRKVTVGYIYILKLHHLVDDKIHARSIGPYSLVTQQPLGGKAQFGGQRFGEMEVWALEAYGAAYTLQEMLTVKSDDVAGRTKVYEAIVRGDDTFEAGIPESFNVLVKEMRSLGLNVELEDSRVDEVPVQLPDAAE; encoded by the coding sequence ATGGCCCAGACCCACACGTTCAACGGTCGCAGGCGGGTTCGCAGCTTTTTCGGAAAGATCCCGGAAGTTGCGGAGATGCCGAACCTGATCGAGGTTCAGAAGGCTTCCTACGACCAGTTTCTCATGGTCGACGAGCCGGAAGGCGGACGTCCGGACGAGGGATTGCAGGCGGTTTTCAAGTCGGTGTTCCCGATCTCCGACTTTTCCGGCGCCTCGATGCTCGAATTCGTCAAGTATGAATTCGAAGCCCCGAAATTCGACGTCGACGAGTGCCGCCAGCGCGACCTGACCTATGCCGCGCCGCTGAAGGTGACGCTGCGCCTCATCGTGTTCGATGTGGACGAGGACACCGGCGCGAAGTCGATCAAGGACATCAAGGAGCAGGACGTCTACATGGGCGACATGCCGCTCATGACGTCGAACGGCACCTTCATCGTCAACGGCACCGAGCGCGTGATCGTCTCGCAGATGCACCGTTCGCCGGGCGTCTTCTTCGACCACGACAAGGGCAAGTCGCACTCTTCGGGCAAGCTGCTCTTTGCGGCCCGCGTGATCCCGTATCGCGGCTCCTGGCTCGACATCGAGTTCGACTCGAAGGACATCGTGCACGCCCGCATCGACCGCCGCCGCAAGATTCCGGCGACGAGCCTGCTGATGGCGCTCGGCATGGACGGCGAGGAGATCCTGTCGACCTTCTACAACACGCTGACCTACGAGCGTGACGGCGACGACTGGCGCGTGCCGTTCTCGCCGGAGCGCTTCCGCGGCCGCAAGGCAGTGACGGACATGATCGACGCCGACACCGGCGAGGTCGTGGTCGAGGCCGGCAAGAAGATTACCGTCCGCCAGGCCCGCCAGCTCGCCGAGAAGGGCCTGAAGGCCATCAAGGCGACCCTCGACGACCTGATCGGCTCCTACATCGCCGAGGACATCGTCAACCCCGAGACGGGCGAGATCTATCTCGAGGCCGGCGAGGAGCTCGACCTCGTGGTCGACGCCAAGGGCCAGCGCAAGGGCAACCTGCTCGACCTGATCAATTCGGGCGTCGACGAGATCAACGTGCTCGACATCGACCACGTCAATGTCGGCGCCTACATCCGCAACACGCTGGCGATCGACAAGAACGAGAGCCGCCAGGACGCGCTGTTCGACATCTATCGCGTGATGCGCCCCGGCGAGCCGCCGACGCTGGACACGGCCGAGGCCATGTTCAAGTCGCTGTTCTTCGACGCGGAGCGCTACGACCTGTCGGCTGTCGGCCGCGTCAAGATGAACATGCGCCTGGAACTCGACTGCCCGGATACGGTGCGCGTGCTGCGCAAGGACGACATCCTGGCGGTGGTCAAGACGCTGGTGGAACTGCGCGACGGCAAGGGCGAGATCGACGACATCGACAATCTCGGCAATCGCCGCGTCCGTTCCGTCGGCGAGCTGATGGAGAACCAGTACCGCGTCGGCCTGCTGCGCATGGAGCGCGCGATCAAGGAGCGCATGTCCTCGATCGAGATCGACACGGTCATGCCGCAGGACCTGATCAACGCCAAGCCGGCGGCTGCCGCCGTGCGCGAGTTCTTCGGTTCCTCGCAGCTGTCGCAGTTCATGGACCAGACCAACCCGCTGTCGGAGATCACCCACAAGCGTCGCCTGTCGGCGCTTGGCCCGGGCGGTCTGACCCGCGAGCGCGCCGGCTTTGAGGTGCGCGACGTGCATCCGACGCATTACGGCCGCATCTGCCCGATCGAGACGCCGGAAGGCCCGAACATCGGTCTGATCAACTCGCTTGCGACCTTCGCCCGCGTCAACAAATACGGCTTCATCGAGAGCCCGTACCGCAAGATCGTCGACGGCAAGATCACCAACGACGTCGTCTATCTGTCGGCGATGGAAGAGGCCAAGCACTACGTTGCGCAGGCCAACGCCGAGCTCGACAAGGATGGCCGCTTCGTGGACGAATTCGTCATCTGCCGTAACGCCGGCGAGGTGATGATGACGCCGCGCGAGAACGTCGACCTGATGGACGTGTCGCCGAAGCAGATGGTGTCGGTCGCAGCCGCGCTGATCCCGTTCCTTGAGAACGACGACGCCAACCGCGCGCTGATGGGCTCGAACATGCAGCGTCAGGCCGTGCCGCTGGTGCGCGCCGAGGCTCCGTTCGTCGGCACCGGCATGGAGCCGATCGTGGCGCGCGACTCGGGCGCCGCCATCGGCGCACGCCGCGGCGGCATCGTCGACCAGGTGGACGCGACCCGTATCGTCATCCGTGCGACGGAGGATCTCGAATCCGGCAAGTCCGGCGTCGACATCTATCGCCTGATGAAGTTCCAGCGTTCGAACCAGAACACCTGCATCAACCAGCGTCCGCTGGTGAAGATGGGTGATCTGGTGAACAAGGGCGACATCATCGCGGACGGTCCGTCGACCGACCTCGGCGATCTGGCGCTCGGCCGCAACGTGCTCGTCGCGTTCATGCCGTGGAACGGCTACAACTACGAGGACTCGATCCTGCTGTCCGAGCGGATCGTGGCCGACGACGTCTTCACCTCGATCCACATCGAGGAGTTCGAGGTCATGGCCCGCGACACCAAGCTCGGTCCGGAGGAGATCACGCGCGACATTCCGAACGTCTCGGAAGAGGCGCTGAAGAACCTCGACGAAGCCGGCATCGTCTATATCGGCGCTGAGGTGCAGCCGGGCGACATCCTGGTCGGCAAGATCACGCCGAAGGGCGAGAGCCCGATGACGCCGGAAGAGAAGCTTCTGCGCGCCATCTTCGGCGAGAAGGCGTCCGACGTGCGCGACACGTCGATGCGCATGCCTCCGGGAACCTTCGGCACCGTCGTTGAGGTGCGCGTCTTCAACCGCCACGGCGTGGAGAAGGACGAGCGCGCCATGGCGATCGAGCGCGAGGAGATCGAGCGTCTCGCCAAGGACCGCGACGACGAGCAGGCGATCCTCGACCGCAACGTCTACGGCCGCCTGGCCGAGATGCTGGCGGGCAAGGATGCCATCGCCGGACCGAAGAGCTTCAAGAAGGGCTCCAAGATCTCCAAGGAGACTCTTGACGAGTATCCGCGTTCGCAGTGGTGGCAGTTCGCCGTCGAGGACGAGAAGGCTCAGGGCGAGATCGAGGCTCTGCGCGGCCAGCACGACGACTCCAAGAAGGCGCTCGAGCAGCGCTTCATGGACAAGGTCGAGAAGGTGCAGCGCGGCGACGAGATGCCTCCGGGCGTCATGAAGATGGTCAAGGTCTTCGTCGCGGTGAAGCGCAAGATCCAGCCCGGCGACAAGATGGCCGGCCGTCACGGCAACAAGGGTGTCGTGTCGCGCATCGTGCCGATCGAGGACATGCCGTTCCTGGAGGACGGCACCCATGTCGACGTCGTGCTCAACCCGCTCGGCGTGCCGAGCCGCATGAATGTCGGTCAGATCCTCGAGACGCATCTCGGCTGGGCTTGCGCCGGCATGGGCAGGCGGATCGGCGAGATGATCGAGGCCTACAAGCAGGCCGGCGACATCCAGCCGCTGCGCACGACGATCGAGAAGATCGTGCCCGCGGACAACCGCAACGAGCCGGTGCGCCAGTACGACGACGAGTCGGTGCTGCGTCTCGCGGACCAGATGAAGCGTGGCGTGTCGATCGCGACCCCGGTCTTCGACGGGGCCAACGAGGCCGACATCAACCGCTTCCTCAAGGAGGCGGGTCTGCAGGAGAGCGGTCAGTCGACGCTCTATGACGGCCGCACGGGCGAGGCGTTCGATCGCAAGGTGACGGTGGGCTACATCTATATCCTGAAGCTCCACCACCTCGTGGACGACAAGATCCACGCGCGTTCGATCGGTCCGTACTCGCTCGTCACCCAGCAACCGCTGGGCGGCAAGGCGCAGTTCGGCGGCCAGCGCTTCGGCGAAATGGAGGTCTGGGCGCTGGAAGCCTACGGTGCTGCCTACACGCTGCAGGAGATGCTGACGGTGAAGTCGGACGACGTGGCCGGCCGCACCAAGGTCTACGAGGCGATCGTGCGCGGCGACGACACGTTCGAGGCAGGCATTCCGGAGAGCTTCAACGTTCTCGTCAAGGAAATGCGCTCGCTGGGCCTCAACGTGGAACTCGAGGATTCACGCGTCGACGAGGTTCCGGTCCAGCTGCCGGACGCTGCCGAGTAA
- a CDS encoding transcriptional regulator codes for MNDNEEPHVTIITGRVFRKKGGKAEGIHVFLVAPDDDSAVKMALQALATEGYAEAELDQIGDIDGMPEEEPHASAYQGALEGEVAIVTFDDL; via the coding sequence ATGAACGACAACGAAGAACCCCATGTCACGATCATCACCGGCCGGGTCTTCCGCAAGAAGGGAGGCAAGGCGGAAGGGATCCATGTCTTCCTCGTCGCGCCCGACGACGACAGCGCCGTGAAGATGGCGCTGCAGGCGCTCGCGACCGAAGGCTATGCGGAGGCGGAGCTCGACCAGATCGGCGACATCGACGGCATGCCGGAGGAAGAACCGCACGCCTCCGCCTATCAGGGCGCGCTGGAGGGAGAGGTCGCAATCGTCACGTTCGACGATTTATAA
- the rpsL gene encoding 30S ribosomal protein S12, which yields MPTVNQLIRKPRIAPVKRNKVPAMQANPQKRGVCTRVYTTTPKKPNSALRKVAKIRLVNGFEVIGYIPGEGHNLQEHSVVMIRGGRVKDLPGVRYHIIRGVLDTQGVKNRKQRRSKYGAKRPK from the coding sequence ATGCCTACAGTAAACCAGTTGATCCGCAAGCCGCGCATTGCGCCGGTGAAGCGCAACAAGGTTCCGGCGATGCAGGCCAACCCGCAGAAGCGCGGCGTTTGCACTCGCGTCTACACGACGACCCCGAAGAAGCCGAACTCGGCGCTGCGCAAGGTTGCGAAGATCCGTCTGGTCAATGGCTTCGAGGTCATCGGCTACATTCCGGGTGAGGGGCACAACCTCCAGGAGCACTCGGTGGTCATGATCCGTGGCGGCCGCGTCAAGGACCTGCCGGGCGTTCGCTACCACATCATCCGCGGCGTGCTCGACACGCAGGGCGTGAAGAACCGCAAGCAGCGTCGTTCGAAATACGGCGCGAAGCGTCCGAAGTAA
- the rpsG gene encoding 30S ribosomal protein S7: MSRRHSAEKREINPDPKFGDLVVTKFMNAVMMHGKKSVAETIVYGALDQVQAKTKQEPVAVFHQALDNVAPHVEVRSRRVGGATYQVPVDVRVERRQALAIRWLITAARNRNETTMVDRLSGELLDAANNRGTAVKKREDTHKMAEANRAFAHYRW, from the coding sequence ATGTCCCGACGCCATTCTGCTGAGAAACGCGAGATCAACCCGGACCCGAAGTTCGGCGATCTCGTCGTCACGAAATTCATGAACGCCGTCATGATGCACGGCAAGAAGTCGGTTGCCGAGACGATCGTCTACGGTGCGCTCGACCAGGTCCAGGCCAAGACGAAGCAGGAGCCGGTCGCGGTCTTCCATCAGGCGCTCGACAATGTCGCGCCGCATGTCGAAGTCCGTTCGCGTCGCGTCGGCGGCGCCACCTACCAGGTTCCGGTCGACGTCCGCGTCGAGCGTCGTCAGGCGCTGGCGATCCGCTGGCTGATCACGGCTGCGCGCAACCGCAACGAGACCACGATGGTCGACCGTCTTTCGGGCGAGCTGCTGGATGCCGCCAACAATCGCGGCACCGCGGTGAAGAAGCGCGAAGACACGCACAAGATGGCCGAAGCCAACCGCGCGTTCGCGCATTACCGCTGGTAA
- the fusA gene encoding elongation factor G encodes MAREYKIEDYRNFGIMAHIDAGKTTTTERVLYYTGKSHKIGEVHDGAATMDWMEQEQERGITITSAATTTFWKARDGKLRRFNIIDTPGHVDFTIEVERSLRVLDGAIALLDANAGVEPQTETVWRQADKYRVPRMIFCNKMDKIGADFYRSVEMIGSRLGAQAVVMQLPIGAEAEFKGVVDLIEMNALVWRDESLGAAWDVVEIPADLKAKAEQYREKLIEAAVEMDDEAMNNYLEGNLPSNDEIRALIRKGTIAVKFFPMFCGSAFKNKGVQPLLDAVVDFLPSPIDVPAIKGIDPKSEAEIERHADDNEPLSMLAFKIMNDPFVGSLTFCRIYSGKLTKGVSLDNTVKGKKERIGRMLQMHANSREDIEEAFAGDIVALAGLKETTTGDTLCDPLKPVILERMEFPEPVIQIAIEPKTKGDQEKMGQALYRLAAEDPSFRVKTDEESGQTIIAGMGELHLDIIVDRMRREFKVEATVGAPQVAYRETITRRTEEDYTHKKQTGGTGQFARVKIIFEPNPDGDDFVFESKIVGGAVPKEYIPGVEKGIQSVLSSGPVAGFPMLGVKATLIDGAFHDVDSSVLAFEIASRACFKEAAKKAGAQLLEPIMKVEVVTPEDYVGNVIGDLNARRGQIQGQESRGVAVVVNAMVPLANMFKYVDNLRSMSQGRAQYTMQFDHYEPVPTAVAQEIQKKYA; translated from the coding sequence ATGGCCCGCGAGTATAAAATCGAAGACTACCGAAATTTCGGTATCATGGCGCATATCGACGCCGGCAAGACGACGACCACCGAGCGCGTCCTCTATTACACCGGCAAGTCGCACAAGATCGGCGAAGTCCATGACGGCGCCGCCACCATGGACTGGATGGAGCAGGAGCAGGAGCGCGGCATCACCATCACGTCGGCCGCGACCACGACCTTCTGGAAGGCGCGTGACGGCAAGCTCCGCCGCTTCAACATCATCGACACCCCCGGCCACGTCGACTTCACCATCGAGGTGGAGCGCTCGCTGCGCGTGCTCGACGGCGCCATCGCCCTGCTCGACGCCAATGCCGGCGTGGAGCCGCAGACCGAGACCGTGTGGCGCCAGGCGGACAAGTACCGCGTGCCGCGCATGATCTTCTGCAACAAGATGGACAAGATCGGTGCGGACTTCTACCGCTCGGTCGAGATGATCGGCTCGCGCCTCGGTGCGCAGGCTGTCGTCATGCAGCTGCCGATCGGCGCCGAAGCCGAATTCAAGGGCGTCGTCGACCTCATCGAGATGAATGCGCTGGTATGGCGCGACGAGTCGCTGGGCGCTGCCTGGGACGTCGTCGAGATCCCGGCCGACCTCAAGGCGAAGGCCGAGCAGTATCGCGAGAAGCTCATCGAAGCCGCCGTCGAGATGGACGACGAGGCGATGAACAACTACCTCGAGGGCAACCTGCCTTCGAACGACGAGATCCGTGCGCTGATCCGCAAGGGCACGATCGCGGTGAAGTTCTTCCCGATGTTCTGCGGCTCCGCCTTCAAGAACAAGGGCGTTCAGCCGCTGCTCGACGCCGTCGTCGACTTCCTGCCGTCGCCGATCGACGTGCCGGCCATCAAGGGCATCGACCCGAAGAGCGAGGCCGAGATCGAGCGTCACGCCGACGACAACGAGCCGCTGTCGATGCTCGCGTTCAAGATCATGAACGACCCGTTCGTCGGCTCGCTGACCTTCTGCCGCATCTATTCCGGCAAGCTCACCAAGGGCGTCTCCCTCGACAACACCGTCAAGGGCAAGAAGGAGCGCATCGGCCGCATGCTGCAGATGCACGCGAATTCGCGTGAGGACATCGAAGAGGCGTTCGCCGGCGACATCGTCGCTCTGGCCGGCCTCAAGGAAACCACCACGGGCGACACGCTCTGCGATCCGCTGAAGCCGGTCATCCTGGAGCGCATGGAATTCCCCGAGCCGGTCATCCAGATCGCGATCGAGCCGAAGACCAAGGGCGACCAGGAGAAGATGGGCCAGGCCCTCTATCGTCTGGCGGCCGAGGACCCGTCCTTCCGCGTCAAGACCGACGAGGAATCGGGCCAGACCATCATCGCCGGCATGGGCGAGCTTCACCTCGACATCATCGTCGACCGCATGCGTCGCGAGTTCAAGGTCGAGGCGACCGTGGGCGCTCCGCAGGTTGCGTATCGCGAGACCATCACGCGCCGCACCGAGGAAGACTACACCCACAAGAAGCAGACCGGCGGCACGGGCCAGTTCGCCCGCGTCAAGATCATCTTCGAGCCGAATCCGGACGGCGACGATTTCGTCTTCGAATCGAAGATCGTCGGCGGCGCGGTGCCGAAGGAATACATCCCCGGCGTCGAGAAGGGCATCCAAAGCGTCCTGTCCTCGGGTCCGGTCGCGGGCTTCCCGATGCTGGGCGTCAAGGCGACCCTCATCGACGGCGCGTTCCACGACGTCGACTCCTCGGTCCTGGCGTTCGAAATCGCCTCCCGCGCCTGCTTCAAGGAAGCGGCGAAGAAGGCCGGCGCCCAGCTGCTCGAGCCGATCATGAAGGTCGAGGTCGTGACGCCGGAAGACTATGTCGGCAACGTCATCGGCGACCTGAATGCTCGTCGCGGCCAGATCCAGGGTCAGGAGAGCCGCGGTGTGGCGGTGGTGGTCAACGCCATGGTCCCGCTCGCGAACATGTTCAAATACGTCGACAATCTGCGCTCGATGTCCCAGGGCCGCGCCCAGTACACGATGCAGTTCGACCACTACGAGCCTGTGCCGACCGCGGTCGCGCAGGAAATACAGAAGAAATACGCGTAA